In Tachysurus fulvidraco isolate hzauxx_2018 chromosome 3, HZAU_PFXX_2.0, whole genome shotgun sequence, a single window of DNA contains:
- the nphp3 gene encoding nephrocystin-3 isoform X2 — protein MGTASSLVSPGDVIEDGYGAEGGEACEIPVEVKPKARLVRSSFRRGPRVIGASFKSTGSVELEYAAEYERLRKDYEIFRVSKNNEVAAMQKKEAKLDEENKRLRAELQALQKTYQKILREKETAVEAKYQAMERASTFEHDRDKVKRQFKIFRETKEKEIQDLLRAKRDLESKLQQLQAQGIQLYEPIDSDSDDNHTSVTTAGTQCEYWSGGILGSEPSMGSMMQLQQGHRGPEFAHSLIDVEGPFANVSRDDWDAAVASLMQVSPHVSQTLWSNTVRCYLIYTQETRAELHAFIQIHSPGLKRFCENLGHFYLTVCFPEEKAALYMTERQLELERSSVCVLLLKSSVSRCVIEDVEEAFVRTPDNHPLLVYLNTGENKADEEASCLSSATRDLLEKVNNADKAAKVKVVDHSGSAEEGAALIYAQLEKIIKQELLGLELEDSTGLEEREESDSGDVLWDLHDEQEQTEAYQHICNASASLSFQKYIDVLNDMVAAPPPTPPVLVSGAPGSGKSLLLAKWIALQQKHSPNTLILYHFVGPALSTSAEPVLIIKRLTVKLLQHFWSLSGLSMDPCKILEEFPRWLERLSSRHHGNIIIVIDSIDQIQNAERHMKWLIDPLPANVRVLVSVNVESCPQAWRLWPTLHLDPLSPREVKSVLNTECVNTNAKPTKEQEKKLERHCRSASTCNALYVSLLARLLTYTRSPWTLDRMLQQSVLCQDTVALYRLCLKVVVDSLNTDRERHITRELLCLLCASHNGVSESEVLDIFPELHFPALSCLLYNLQRLLMINFSCGLVRFQHPQAREAVMQEFFNEGRCCSLYREKLMQYFNQKLSDNTVTWRVADELPWLLQQQGEKCKLQLSLLNLFVSQNLYKRGHFSELLAYWQFVGKDKVSMAAEYCDALKEFERNCESEESMSRLANLYETLGRFLKDLGLLSQAVAPLQRSLEIRETALDPDHPSVAQSLHQLAGVYVHWRKFGNAEQLYKQALEISENAYGAEHSSVARELDSLSLLYQKLNKYEQAEKLHKRSVKIRQKMARQKGHMYGFTLLRRRALQLEELTLSKDSADCAKTLNELGVLYYLQNNIDAAKVFLLRSLEMRQRVLGVDHPDCAQSLNNLAALHCEKRDYESAEQLYEKALDIRKRALAPDHPSLAYTLKHLAMLYKRRGKLEKAVPLYELALDIREKSFGPKHPSVATALVNLGVLYCQLKKHNEALPLYERALQVYEDSLGRQHPRVGETLKNLAVLSYEEGDFEKAAELYKRAMEIKEAETSLVCEKAPSPHSSNGDTFSLRSPSLLPHNGR, from the exons AATACCAGGCAATGGAGAGAGCATCCACCTTTGAACATGACAGAGACAAAGTGAAACGGCAATTTAAG ATCTTCCgtgagacaaaagaaaaagaaattcaggaTCTGTTAAGGGCAAAGCGTGATCTGGAGTCCAAACTGCAGCAACTCCAAGCTCAGGGAATCCAACTGTATGAACCTattgactctgactctgatgACAACCACACAAGTGTTACAA CTGCAGGGACTCAGTGTGAGTACTGGAGTGGAGGCATTCTGGGTAGTGAGCCTTCCATGGGGAGTATGATGCAGCTGCAGCAGGGCCACAGAGGGCCCGAGTTTGCCCACAGTCTCATTGATGTGGAGGGGCCGTTTGCCAATGTCAGCAGAG ATGACTGGGATGCAGCAGTGGCCAGTCTGATGCAGGTTTCTCCTCATGTGTCTCAAACTTTATGGAGTAACACAGTCCGCTGTTACCTCATCTACACCCAAGAGACTAGGGCCGAACTCCATGCCTttatacag aTTCATTCTCCAGGTCTGAAGAGGTTTTGTGAGAATTTGGGCCATTtctatttaactgtgtgtttcCCTGAGGAAAAGGCTGCTCTGTACATGACTGAACGGCAGCTGGAGCTTGAGaggagctcagtgtgtgtgctaCTGCTCAAGTCCTCGGTGTCCCG CTGTGTAATTGAAGATGTGGAGGAGGCATTTGTGCGCACTCCAGACAATCATCCTTTGCTAGTGTATCTAAATACGGGAGAAAACAAAGCAGACGAAGAAGCTTCCTGTCTGAGCTCGGCCACTAGAGACCTGTTGGAGAAAGTTAACAATGCAGACAAGGCCGCTAAGGTTAAG GTGGTGGACCACTCAGGCTCTGCAGAAGAGGGAGCAGCACTTATTTATGCTCAGCTAGAGAAGATTATaaagcag GAACTGTTGGGGTTAGAGCTAGAGGACAGCACAGGactggaggagagagaagaatcTGACTCTGGTGATGTGCTGTGGGATTTACATGatgaacaggaacagactgaAGCCTACCAGCACATTTGCAATGCTTCAGCTAGTCTCAGCTTCCAGAAG tacaTTGATGTACTGAACGATATGGTTGCTGCTCCTCCACCGACTCCTCCTGTACTAGTGTCAGGAGCACCAGGCTCGGGCAAATCTCTCCTTCTTGCTAAATG GATAGCGCTCCAGCAGAAACACTCCCCCAACACACTGATCCTTTATCACTTTGTGGGTCCAGCTTTATCCACCAGCGCAGAGCCTGTCCTCATCATCAAACGCCTCACTGTGAAG CTTTTGCAGCATTTCTGGTCACTCTCAGGCTTGTCCATGGACCCCTGTAAGATCCTGGAGGAATTTCCTCGGTGGTTGGAGAGATTGTCCTCACGCCATCATGGCAACATCATTATTGTCATTGACTCCATTGACCAAATCCAA AATGCAGAGCGACATATGAAGTGGCTGATTGATCCACTTCCTGCTAACGTCAGGGTTCTGGTGTCTGTCAACGTCGAGTCATGCCCACAAGCCTGgag GCTGTGGCCAACTTTACACCTGGATCCTCTCAGTCCACGAGAAGTGAAAAGTGTCCTCAACACAGAGTGTGTGAACACCAACGCCAAACCAACAAAagagcag GAAAAGAAATTAGAAAGACACTGTCGTTCTGCCTCCACCTGCAATGCGCTGTATGTCTCGCTGCTGGCCAGACTCCTCACCTA CACTAGATCACCGTGGACACTGGATAGAATGCTACAACAGAGTGTGTTATGTCAGGACACAGTGGCTTTGTACAGACTCTGCCTGAAGGTGGTAGTGGATtcactgaacacagacagagaaaggcACATCACGAGAGAA TTATTGTGCCTGCTCTGTGCCAGTCATAATGGTGTTAGTGAATCTGAAGTCCTGGATATTTTTCCTGAGCTACATTTCCCAGCACTCTCCTGTCTGCTCTACAACCTGCAAAGACTCCTCATGATCAACTTCAGCTGTGGCCTTGTTCGCTTTCAGCACCCacag GCAAGAGAGGCTGTAATGCAGGAGTTCTTCAACGAAGGAAGATGTTGCTCTTTGTACAGAGAGAAACTTATGCAGTATTTTAACCAGAAGCTTAG tgaCAACACAGTGACTTGGCGTGTTGCTGATGAGTTGCCATGGTTGCTgcagcagcagggagaaaagtgTAAACTACAGCTCAGTCTGCTCAACCTGTTTGTCTCCCAGAATCTCTACAAGAG GGGTCATTTCTCAGAGCTGCTGGCATATTGGCAGTTTGTTGGGAAAGATAAAGTGTCCATGGCAGCTGAATATTGTGATGCTCTGAAGGAGTTTGAGCGGAACTGTGAGAGTGAAGAAAGCATGAGCAGACTGGCCAACCTGTATGAGACCCTTGGTCGGTTCCTTAAAGACCTGGGGCTCCTCAGCCAg GCAGTTGCACCCTTGCAGCGCTCTCTAGAGATTCGTGAGACAGCTCTGGATCCAGATCACCCAAGTGTGGCCCAGTCACTGCACCAGCTGGCTGGAGTTTATGTCCACTGGAGAAAGTTTGGTAATGCAGAGCAACTGTACAAGCAGGCACTGGAGATCAGCGAGAATGCGTATGGAGCTGAGCACTCAAGTGTGGCGAGAGAACTcgactcgctctctctcctctaccaGAAACTAAACAA ATATGAGCAGGCTGAGAAGCTGCATAAGCGATCAGTCAAGATCAGGCAGAAAATGGCTCGGCAAAAAGGCCACATG taCGGGTTCACTCTCCTGCGTCGCCGAGCGCTGCAGTTGGAAGAGTTGACTCTCAGTAAAGACTCAGCTGACTGTGCCAAGACTCTCAATGAACTCGGTGTCCTTTACTACCTCCAGAACAATATTGA TGCAGCGAAAGTCTTCTTGCTGCGTTCCTTGGAGATGCGGCAGCGTGTTTTGGGGGTTGATCACCCGGACTGTGCGCAGTCTCTGAATAATCTGGCTGCCCTGCACTGTGAGAAGAGGGATTACGAGAGCGCTGAGCAGCTGTATGAGAAAGCACTGGATATCCGCAAGCGAGCCCTCGCTCCAGACCACCCATCTCTCGCCTATACCCTTAAACACCTTGCCATGCTCTACAAGCGTAGG GGGAAGCTGGAGAAGGCTGTGCCTCTGTATGAGTTGGCTCTTGACATCCGAGAGAAGAGCTTTGGGCCCAAACACCCGAGTGTGGCTACAGCTCTGGTTAACCTTGGTGTCCTCTACTGCCAGCTG aagaAACACAACGAGGCATTGCCACTGTATGAGCGTGCACTCCAAGTGTATGAAGACAGCCTCGGGAGACAGCACCCTCGAGTAGGAGAGACTCTGAAAAATCTGGCAGTGCTCAG TTACGAGGAAGGAGATTTTGAGAAAGCTGCTGAGCTCTACAAACGAGCCATGGAGATCAAGGAAGCCGAAACATCCTTGGTGTGTGAGAAAGCGCCATCTCCTCACTCATCCAATGGTGACACGTTCAGCTTGCGAAGCCCCAGCCTTCTACCTCACAACGGCAGGTGA
- the nphp3 gene encoding nephrocystin-3 isoform X3 encodes MGTASSLVSPGDVIEDGYGAEGGEACEIPVEVKPKARLVRSSFRRGPRVIGASFKSTGSVELEYAAEYERLRKDYEIFRVSKNNEVAAMQKKEAKLDEENKRLRAELQALQKTYQKILREKETAVEAKYQAMERASTFEHDRDKVKRQFKIFRETKEKEIQDLLRAKRDLESKLQQLQAQGIQLYEPIDSDSDDNHTSVTNDWDAAVASLMQVSPHVSQTLWSNTVRCYLIYTQETRAELHAFIQIHSPGLKRFCENLGHFYLTVCFPEEKAALYMTERQLELERSSVCVLLLKSSVSRCVIEDVEEAFVRTPDNHPLLVYLNTGENKADEEASCLSSATRDLLEKVNNADKAAKVKVVDHSGSAEEGAALIYAQLEKIIKQELLGLELEDSTGLEEREESDSGDVLWDLHDEQEQTEAYQHICNASASLSFQKYIDVLNDMVAAPPPTPPVLVSGAPGSGKSLLLAKWIALQQKHSPNTLILYHFVGPALSTSAEPVLIIKRLTVKLLQHFWSLSGLSMDPCKILEEFPRWLERLSSRHHGNIIIVIDSIDQIQNAERHMKWLIDPLPANVRVLVSVNVESCPQAWRLWPTLHLDPLSPREVKSVLNTECVNTNAKPTKEQEGSLMPYTVLSQEKKLERHCRSASTCNALYVSLLARLLTYTRSPWTLDRMLQQSVLCQDTVALYRLCLKVVVDSLNTDRERHITRELLCLLCASHNGVSESEVLDIFPELHFPALSCLLYNLQRLLMINFSCGLVRFQHPQAREAVMQEFFNEGRCCSLYREKLMQYFNQKLSDNTVTWRVADELPWLLQQQGEKCKLQLSLLNLFVSQNLYKRGHFSELLAYWQFVGKDKVSMAAEYCDALKEFERNCESEESMSRLANLYETLGRFLKDLGLLSQAVAPLQRSLEIRETALDPDHPSVAQSLHQLAGVYVHWRKFGNAEQLYKQALEISENAYGAEHSSVARELDSLSLLYQKLNKYEQAEKLHKRSVKIRQKMARQKGHMYGFTLLRRRALQLEELTLSKDSADCAKTLNELGVLYYLQNNIDAAKVFLLRSLEMRQRVLGVDHPDCAQSLNNLAALHCEKRDYESAEQLYEKALDIRKRALAPDHPSLAYTLKHLAMLYKRRGKLEKAVPLYELALDIREKSFGPKHPSVATALVNLGVLYCQLKKHNEALPLYERALQVYEDSLGRQHPRVGETLKNLAVLSYEEGDFEKAAELYKRAMEIKEAETSLVCEKAPSPHSSNGDTFSLRSPSLLPHNGR; translated from the exons AATACCAGGCAATGGAGAGAGCATCCACCTTTGAACATGACAGAGACAAAGTGAAACGGCAATTTAAG ATCTTCCgtgagacaaaagaaaaagaaattcaggaTCTGTTAAGGGCAAAGCGTGATCTGGAGTCCAAACTGCAGCAACTCCAAGCTCAGGGAATCCAACTGTATGAACCTattgactctgactctgatgACAACCACACAAGTGTTACAA ATGACTGGGATGCAGCAGTGGCCAGTCTGATGCAGGTTTCTCCTCATGTGTCTCAAACTTTATGGAGTAACACAGTCCGCTGTTACCTCATCTACACCCAAGAGACTAGGGCCGAACTCCATGCCTttatacag aTTCATTCTCCAGGTCTGAAGAGGTTTTGTGAGAATTTGGGCCATTtctatttaactgtgtgtttcCCTGAGGAAAAGGCTGCTCTGTACATGACTGAACGGCAGCTGGAGCTTGAGaggagctcagtgtgtgtgctaCTGCTCAAGTCCTCGGTGTCCCG CTGTGTAATTGAAGATGTGGAGGAGGCATTTGTGCGCACTCCAGACAATCATCCTTTGCTAGTGTATCTAAATACGGGAGAAAACAAAGCAGACGAAGAAGCTTCCTGTCTGAGCTCGGCCACTAGAGACCTGTTGGAGAAAGTTAACAATGCAGACAAGGCCGCTAAGGTTAAG GTGGTGGACCACTCAGGCTCTGCAGAAGAGGGAGCAGCACTTATTTATGCTCAGCTAGAGAAGATTATaaagcag GAACTGTTGGGGTTAGAGCTAGAGGACAGCACAGGactggaggagagagaagaatcTGACTCTGGTGATGTGCTGTGGGATTTACATGatgaacaggaacagactgaAGCCTACCAGCACATTTGCAATGCTTCAGCTAGTCTCAGCTTCCAGAAG tacaTTGATGTACTGAACGATATGGTTGCTGCTCCTCCACCGACTCCTCCTGTACTAGTGTCAGGAGCACCAGGCTCGGGCAAATCTCTCCTTCTTGCTAAATG GATAGCGCTCCAGCAGAAACACTCCCCCAACACACTGATCCTTTATCACTTTGTGGGTCCAGCTTTATCCACCAGCGCAGAGCCTGTCCTCATCATCAAACGCCTCACTGTGAAG CTTTTGCAGCATTTCTGGTCACTCTCAGGCTTGTCCATGGACCCCTGTAAGATCCTGGAGGAATTTCCTCGGTGGTTGGAGAGATTGTCCTCACGCCATCATGGCAACATCATTATTGTCATTGACTCCATTGACCAAATCCAA AATGCAGAGCGACATATGAAGTGGCTGATTGATCCACTTCCTGCTAACGTCAGGGTTCTGGTGTCTGTCAACGTCGAGTCATGCCCACAAGCCTGgag GCTGTGGCCAACTTTACACCTGGATCCTCTCAGTCCACGAGAAGTGAAAAGTGTCCTCAACACAGAGTGTGTGAACACCAACGCCAAACCAACAAAagagcag GAAGGGTCATTGATGCCGTACACTGTTCTGTCACAGGAAAAGAAATTAGAAAGACACTGTCGTTCTGCCTCCACCTGCAATGCGCTGTATGTCTCGCTGCTGGCCAGACTCCTCACCTA CACTAGATCACCGTGGACACTGGATAGAATGCTACAACAGAGTGTGTTATGTCAGGACACAGTGGCTTTGTACAGACTCTGCCTGAAGGTGGTAGTGGATtcactgaacacagacagagaaaggcACATCACGAGAGAA TTATTGTGCCTGCTCTGTGCCAGTCATAATGGTGTTAGTGAATCTGAAGTCCTGGATATTTTTCCTGAGCTACATTTCCCAGCACTCTCCTGTCTGCTCTACAACCTGCAAAGACTCCTCATGATCAACTTCAGCTGTGGCCTTGTTCGCTTTCAGCACCCacag GCAAGAGAGGCTGTAATGCAGGAGTTCTTCAACGAAGGAAGATGTTGCTCTTTGTACAGAGAGAAACTTATGCAGTATTTTAACCAGAAGCTTAG tgaCAACACAGTGACTTGGCGTGTTGCTGATGAGTTGCCATGGTTGCTgcagcagcagggagaaaagtgTAAACTACAGCTCAGTCTGCTCAACCTGTTTGTCTCCCAGAATCTCTACAAGAG GGGTCATTTCTCAGAGCTGCTGGCATATTGGCAGTTTGTTGGGAAAGATAAAGTGTCCATGGCAGCTGAATATTGTGATGCTCTGAAGGAGTTTGAGCGGAACTGTGAGAGTGAAGAAAGCATGAGCAGACTGGCCAACCTGTATGAGACCCTTGGTCGGTTCCTTAAAGACCTGGGGCTCCTCAGCCAg GCAGTTGCACCCTTGCAGCGCTCTCTAGAGATTCGTGAGACAGCTCTGGATCCAGATCACCCAAGTGTGGCCCAGTCACTGCACCAGCTGGCTGGAGTTTATGTCCACTGGAGAAAGTTTGGTAATGCAGAGCAACTGTACAAGCAGGCACTGGAGATCAGCGAGAATGCGTATGGAGCTGAGCACTCAAGTGTGGCGAGAGAACTcgactcgctctctctcctctaccaGAAACTAAACAA ATATGAGCAGGCTGAGAAGCTGCATAAGCGATCAGTCAAGATCAGGCAGAAAATGGCTCGGCAAAAAGGCCACATG taCGGGTTCACTCTCCTGCGTCGCCGAGCGCTGCAGTTGGAAGAGTTGACTCTCAGTAAAGACTCAGCTGACTGTGCCAAGACTCTCAATGAACTCGGTGTCCTTTACTACCTCCAGAACAATATTGA TGCAGCGAAAGTCTTCTTGCTGCGTTCCTTGGAGATGCGGCAGCGTGTTTTGGGGGTTGATCACCCGGACTGTGCGCAGTCTCTGAATAATCTGGCTGCCCTGCACTGTGAGAAGAGGGATTACGAGAGCGCTGAGCAGCTGTATGAGAAAGCACTGGATATCCGCAAGCGAGCCCTCGCTCCAGACCACCCATCTCTCGCCTATACCCTTAAACACCTTGCCATGCTCTACAAGCGTAGG GGGAAGCTGGAGAAGGCTGTGCCTCTGTATGAGTTGGCTCTTGACATCCGAGAGAAGAGCTTTGGGCCCAAACACCCGAGTGTGGCTACAGCTCTGGTTAACCTTGGTGTCCTCTACTGCCAGCTG aagaAACACAACGAGGCATTGCCACTGTATGAGCGTGCACTCCAAGTGTATGAAGACAGCCTCGGGAGACAGCACCCTCGAGTAGGAGAGACTCTGAAAAATCTGGCAGTGCTCAG TTACGAGGAAGGAGATTTTGAGAAAGCTGCTGAGCTCTACAAACGAGCCATGGAGATCAAGGAAGCCGAAACATCCTTGGTGTGTGAGAAAGCGCCATCTCCTCACTCATCCAATGGTGACACGTTCAGCTTGCGAAGCCCCAGCCTTCTACCTCACAACGGCAGGTGA
- the nphp3 gene encoding nephrocystin-3 isoform X1: MGTASSLVSPGDVIEDGYGAEGGEACEIPVEVKPKARLVRSSFRRGPRVIGASFKSTGSVELEYAAEYERLRKDYEIFRVSKNNEVAAMQKKEAKLDEENKRLRAELQALQKTYQKILREKETAVEAKYQAMERASTFEHDRDKVKRQFKIFRETKEKEIQDLLRAKRDLESKLQQLQAQGIQLYEPIDSDSDDNHTSVTTAGTQCEYWSGGILGSEPSMGSMMQLQQGHRGPEFAHSLIDVEGPFANVSRDDWDAAVASLMQVSPHVSQTLWSNTVRCYLIYTQETRAELHAFIQIHSPGLKRFCENLGHFYLTVCFPEEKAALYMTERQLELERSSVCVLLLKSSVSRCVIEDVEEAFVRTPDNHPLLVYLNTGENKADEEASCLSSATRDLLEKVNNADKAAKVKVVDHSGSAEEGAALIYAQLEKIIKQELLGLELEDSTGLEEREESDSGDVLWDLHDEQEQTEAYQHICNASASLSFQKYIDVLNDMVAAPPPTPPVLVSGAPGSGKSLLLAKWIALQQKHSPNTLILYHFVGPALSTSAEPVLIIKRLTVKLLQHFWSLSGLSMDPCKILEEFPRWLERLSSRHHGNIIIVIDSIDQIQNAERHMKWLIDPLPANVRVLVSVNVESCPQAWRLWPTLHLDPLSPREVKSVLNTECVNTNAKPTKEQEGSLMPYTVLSQEKKLERHCRSASTCNALYVSLLARLLTYTRSPWTLDRMLQQSVLCQDTVALYRLCLKVVVDSLNTDRERHITRELLCLLCASHNGVSESEVLDIFPELHFPALSCLLYNLQRLLMINFSCGLVRFQHPQAREAVMQEFFNEGRCCSLYREKLMQYFNQKLSDNTVTWRVADELPWLLQQQGEKCKLQLSLLNLFVSQNLYKRGHFSELLAYWQFVGKDKVSMAAEYCDALKEFERNCESEESMSRLANLYETLGRFLKDLGLLSQAVAPLQRSLEIRETALDPDHPSVAQSLHQLAGVYVHWRKFGNAEQLYKQALEISENAYGAEHSSVARELDSLSLLYQKLNKYEQAEKLHKRSVKIRQKMARQKGHMYGFTLLRRRALQLEELTLSKDSADCAKTLNELGVLYYLQNNIDAAKVFLLRSLEMRQRVLGVDHPDCAQSLNNLAALHCEKRDYESAEQLYEKALDIRKRALAPDHPSLAYTLKHLAMLYKRRGKLEKAVPLYELALDIREKSFGPKHPSVATALVNLGVLYCQLKKHNEALPLYERALQVYEDSLGRQHPRVGETLKNLAVLSYEEGDFEKAAELYKRAMEIKEAETSLVCEKAPSPHSSNGDTFSLRSPSLLPHNGR, encoded by the exons AATACCAGGCAATGGAGAGAGCATCCACCTTTGAACATGACAGAGACAAAGTGAAACGGCAATTTAAG ATCTTCCgtgagacaaaagaaaaagaaattcaggaTCTGTTAAGGGCAAAGCGTGATCTGGAGTCCAAACTGCAGCAACTCCAAGCTCAGGGAATCCAACTGTATGAACCTattgactctgactctgatgACAACCACACAAGTGTTACAA CTGCAGGGACTCAGTGTGAGTACTGGAGTGGAGGCATTCTGGGTAGTGAGCCTTCCATGGGGAGTATGATGCAGCTGCAGCAGGGCCACAGAGGGCCCGAGTTTGCCCACAGTCTCATTGATGTGGAGGGGCCGTTTGCCAATGTCAGCAGAG ATGACTGGGATGCAGCAGTGGCCAGTCTGATGCAGGTTTCTCCTCATGTGTCTCAAACTTTATGGAGTAACACAGTCCGCTGTTACCTCATCTACACCCAAGAGACTAGGGCCGAACTCCATGCCTttatacag aTTCATTCTCCAGGTCTGAAGAGGTTTTGTGAGAATTTGGGCCATTtctatttaactgtgtgtttcCCTGAGGAAAAGGCTGCTCTGTACATGACTGAACGGCAGCTGGAGCTTGAGaggagctcagtgtgtgtgctaCTGCTCAAGTCCTCGGTGTCCCG CTGTGTAATTGAAGATGTGGAGGAGGCATTTGTGCGCACTCCAGACAATCATCCTTTGCTAGTGTATCTAAATACGGGAGAAAACAAAGCAGACGAAGAAGCTTCCTGTCTGAGCTCGGCCACTAGAGACCTGTTGGAGAAAGTTAACAATGCAGACAAGGCCGCTAAGGTTAAG GTGGTGGACCACTCAGGCTCTGCAGAAGAGGGAGCAGCACTTATTTATGCTCAGCTAGAGAAGATTATaaagcag GAACTGTTGGGGTTAGAGCTAGAGGACAGCACAGGactggaggagagagaagaatcTGACTCTGGTGATGTGCTGTGGGATTTACATGatgaacaggaacagactgaAGCCTACCAGCACATTTGCAATGCTTCAGCTAGTCTCAGCTTCCAGAAG tacaTTGATGTACTGAACGATATGGTTGCTGCTCCTCCACCGACTCCTCCTGTACTAGTGTCAGGAGCACCAGGCTCGGGCAAATCTCTCCTTCTTGCTAAATG GATAGCGCTCCAGCAGAAACACTCCCCCAACACACTGATCCTTTATCACTTTGTGGGTCCAGCTTTATCCACCAGCGCAGAGCCTGTCCTCATCATCAAACGCCTCACTGTGAAG CTTTTGCAGCATTTCTGGTCACTCTCAGGCTTGTCCATGGACCCCTGTAAGATCCTGGAGGAATTTCCTCGGTGGTTGGAGAGATTGTCCTCACGCCATCATGGCAACATCATTATTGTCATTGACTCCATTGACCAAATCCAA AATGCAGAGCGACATATGAAGTGGCTGATTGATCCACTTCCTGCTAACGTCAGGGTTCTGGTGTCTGTCAACGTCGAGTCATGCCCACAAGCCTGgag GCTGTGGCCAACTTTACACCTGGATCCTCTCAGTCCACGAGAAGTGAAAAGTGTCCTCAACACAGAGTGTGTGAACACCAACGCCAAACCAACAAAagagcag GAAGGGTCATTGATGCCGTACACTGTTCTGTCACAGGAAAAGAAATTAGAAAGACACTGTCGTTCTGCCTCCACCTGCAATGCGCTGTATGTCTCGCTGCTGGCCAGACTCCTCACCTA CACTAGATCACCGTGGACACTGGATAGAATGCTACAACAGAGTGTGTTATGTCAGGACACAGTGGCTTTGTACAGACTCTGCCTGAAGGTGGTAGTGGATtcactgaacacagacagagaaaggcACATCACGAGAGAA TTATTGTGCCTGCTCTGTGCCAGTCATAATGGTGTTAGTGAATCTGAAGTCCTGGATATTTTTCCTGAGCTACATTTCCCAGCACTCTCCTGTCTGCTCTACAACCTGCAAAGACTCCTCATGATCAACTTCAGCTGTGGCCTTGTTCGCTTTCAGCACCCacag GCAAGAGAGGCTGTAATGCAGGAGTTCTTCAACGAAGGAAGATGTTGCTCTTTGTACAGAGAGAAACTTATGCAGTATTTTAACCAGAAGCTTAG tgaCAACACAGTGACTTGGCGTGTTGCTGATGAGTTGCCATGGTTGCTgcagcagcagggagaaaagtgTAAACTACAGCTCAGTCTGCTCAACCTGTTTGTCTCCCAGAATCTCTACAAGAG GGGTCATTTCTCAGAGCTGCTGGCATATTGGCAGTTTGTTGGGAAAGATAAAGTGTCCATGGCAGCTGAATATTGTGATGCTCTGAAGGAGTTTGAGCGGAACTGTGAGAGTGAAGAAAGCATGAGCAGACTGGCCAACCTGTATGAGACCCTTGGTCGGTTCCTTAAAGACCTGGGGCTCCTCAGCCAg GCAGTTGCACCCTTGCAGCGCTCTCTAGAGATTCGTGAGACAGCTCTGGATCCAGATCACCCAAGTGTGGCCCAGTCACTGCACCAGCTGGCTGGAGTTTATGTCCACTGGAGAAAGTTTGGTAATGCAGAGCAACTGTACAAGCAGGCACTGGAGATCAGCGAGAATGCGTATGGAGCTGAGCACTCAAGTGTGGCGAGAGAACTcgactcgctctctctcctctaccaGAAACTAAACAA ATATGAGCAGGCTGAGAAGCTGCATAAGCGATCAGTCAAGATCAGGCAGAAAATGGCTCGGCAAAAAGGCCACATG taCGGGTTCACTCTCCTGCGTCGCCGAGCGCTGCAGTTGGAAGAGTTGACTCTCAGTAAAGACTCAGCTGACTGTGCCAAGACTCTCAATGAACTCGGTGTCCTTTACTACCTCCAGAACAATATTGA TGCAGCGAAAGTCTTCTTGCTGCGTTCCTTGGAGATGCGGCAGCGTGTTTTGGGGGTTGATCACCCGGACTGTGCGCAGTCTCTGAATAATCTGGCTGCCCTGCACTGTGAGAAGAGGGATTACGAGAGCGCTGAGCAGCTGTATGAGAAAGCACTGGATATCCGCAAGCGAGCCCTCGCTCCAGACCACCCATCTCTCGCCTATACCCTTAAACACCTTGCCATGCTCTACAAGCGTAGG GGGAAGCTGGAGAAGGCTGTGCCTCTGTATGAGTTGGCTCTTGACATCCGAGAGAAGAGCTTTGGGCCCAAACACCCGAGTGTGGCTACAGCTCTGGTTAACCTTGGTGTCCTCTACTGCCAGCTG aagaAACACAACGAGGCATTGCCACTGTATGAGCGTGCACTCCAAGTGTATGAAGACAGCCTCGGGAGACAGCACCCTCGAGTAGGAGAGACTCTGAAAAATCTGGCAGTGCTCAG TTACGAGGAAGGAGATTTTGAGAAAGCTGCTGAGCTCTACAAACGAGCCATGGAGATCAAGGAAGCCGAAACATCCTTGGTGTGTGAGAAAGCGCCATCTCCTCACTCATCCAATGGTGACACGTTCAGCTTGCGAAGCCCCAGCCTTCTACCTCACAACGGCAGGTGA